Proteins encoded together in one Thermomonospora curvata DSM 43183 window:
- a CDS encoding RNA polymerase-binding protein RbpA has product MAERALRGTRLGATSYENDRNTDLAPRKTVDYTCPKGHRFTVTLAAEAEVPMTWECRNCGTTALRVNGEAPQPKPTKAPRTHWDMLMERRTIEDLEEVLAERLAILRAQRKKSA; this is encoded by the coding sequence ATGGCCGAGCGCGCACTTCGCGGCACCCGACTCGGAGCGACCAGCTACGAGAACGATCGCAACACCGATCTGGCCCCGCGCAAGACCGTGGACTACACCTGTCCCAAGGGCCACCGGTTCACCGTGACGCTCGCCGCTGAGGCCGAGGTGCCGATGACCTGGGAATGCCGCAACTGCGGGACGACCGCGCTGCGGGTGAACGGAGAAGCCCCCCAGCCCAAGCCGACCAAGGCCCCCCGCACCCACTGGGACATGCTCATGGAGCGGCGCACGATCGAGGACCTGGAGGAGGTCTTGGCCGAGCGTCTGGCGATCCTGCGTGCCCAGCGGAAGAAGAGCGCATAA